ACGACGCCCTGCGTGCAGAGATCATCAGCGCCCTGGAACAGAAGATGCCCGAGATCAGCTGGACCGAGGACGAACCCGCCACTTTGGCCAGACTGAAGGATGGCAGATGCATGCTCTACCCCCAGACCATGAAAAGCAACGCCGACATCGTGGAGCCGTCAAACCATTTCGCTGACATCTTCTCCGCAGGCGACCCCGTCTTGGCGCAGCACGGCTTCCCCGCCTTCGACGGAACAGACCCGGTTCCCGGCGGCTGGGTGGTAACCCGTAGCACTGACCCGGCCGGAGCCACCCTGACCATCGAATCAAAGAGCCCGGCCTATCTGCGGCTGAGTGTCCCGGTGGACTCACCCGCCTGCGATCCGAAAGAGATTCCAGCGAAAGAGATGCCCGCGAGCTGACGGGAAGTTCTCCCCATCGCGGCACGTACCGCGGCCCGCATACGATGACCATGGCTTGACGCTCAACTAAAAGGGGGACCAACGGATGCCTGGATTCTACGGCGCCGACATCGAACAGCTGCGGGCACTCGCCAGAACCATGTCGCAGCATTCCGGAAAGATGGTCTCGCTGTCCATGGAACTGGGCCAGTTGCTTTCCCGTGCTCCCTGGGACGGGCATGACGCCACCCGGTTCCGGGCCGCCTGGGATTCGGAACACCGGCCGGTGTTGAAGCGCATTGCCGCGGAACTCCAGAGCCAGGCACAGCAGCTGAACCGCAATGCCGACGAACAGGACAAGGCCAGCTCGGGAGCATCTGGATCTGACAGTTCAGGAAAGCCGGACTCGAACCCTCCCGGAGATCCGGGGCCGTTGGATCCGGACAGGCCCGATGTCGACGTACCCGGCGACGTCCGCGAGGACCCCGACGCCGGCGATCCCAGCGATATCCGGCAAGGACAGATCGGTGATTGCTGGCTCTTGGCCGGTATAGGCTCGGTTGCCCAGACGCTGGAGCGGGAAGGCAAACTGGATGAATTCCTCGCCGAGCACATGCGGCCTGTCGGCGATCCGCCCACGCACTGGGTGGTAACCCTGTACGAGGACGGCAAGCCCGTGGAAGTCACGGTCGAGGCCAAGTCCACCGAGGGCGGCGTCCGGGGTGCGGACGGCCAGCCGAACTGGCTTTCCATCTACGAACGCGCCGCGGCTGAGCACCGGGGCGGGTCCTATGACGACATCGACGGCGGGCACAGCAGCGACGCCATGGAGCTCATGACGGGGAAGTCCGCGGACAAGGACGGGGAGCTGGACCTGGATGAGATCGAGGACAAGCTCGGTGATGGCCAGGCCGTGTCCGTTGGCTCTCAAGACACCAAGGACGACGACTTTGACTGGTTCTGGGATTCCGACGAAGTCAGCCGTGACGACGTCGTTCCCAACCATGCGTACATGGTTGTTGACGTAAAAACCAACGACGACGGCGAGAAAGTAGTCATTCTCGCCAACCCCTGGGGTCCCGCCGGTGGTCACATGGCGGGCGACGACCACCTCAAGTCCGGCACGCTGGAACTGACCGAGGATGAGTACAAGGAGAACTTCGACTCCGTGTACTCCGTGGACACGAAGTAAGGATGGCCGTGGAACAGCTCGTAACAGTCAAACAGGGCATGCAGCCCAGCTTCGGCGGTGTCCTGGTGGGCATCGTGAAGATCGGCGTGGCCGACGGCGCCCCGGCCATTCAGGTGTGGATCAGGACCGCGGAGCAGGAACGCAAGCAAGCGTTCCGCGAGGGCCAGTCCGTCCCCCTGCCCGGCGCCGGGACCTTGCGAATTGATTCAATCCGGCCTGCTGATGACAGCACTGCAGCGTCCGCCGTCCTGGCCTACGACGCGAACAGGTAGCTCCTGCGACCCCTAGCGCCTCCCCTACCGCACTGCCCTGTCTGCGTTCACCCGGCCATTCGCCCAGTAGGCCTCCTGACCGGTGATCTTCTCCGCGGTGGATTCGACGTTGGCCCGGACCGACGTGTTCGTGGCGCCAGCATGTGAGCTCCAGGCAAGGGCGGCTGTGGCGGCGACGATTGCTGACGACATCGAGGTTCCGTTGCCGACGTCGTAACCGAAGGAGCGGTTGTTCTGCGTCCCGAGGACGAACGCGTGATTCGGGAACGTCGAGTAGACATTGACACCCGGCGCTGCGATATCCACCCAGCTGGCGCCGTACGTCGAGAATGAGGCCTTGGCGTCTTTGTTGTCGGTGGCGCCGACGGCGATGACGTTGGCGTAGGCCCCTGGGTAGATCTTGGTCTGGTTACCGCCGTTGCCCGCTGCGGCGACCAGCACGGCACCTTTGTTCCACGCGTTGTTCACGGCTGTCTCGAGGGTGCGTGACGCCCGCACTCCGAGGCTCATGTTGATCACCTTGGCACCATTGGCGACGGCCCAGTTGATACCGTCCGCAAGGTCTGAGCTGGATCCGATCCCGCTGTCATTCAGTACTTTGCCGTCCAGGATGGTGCAGCCCGGGCACGTTCCGGCTACGCCTTGCGTGTTGTTGGCGGTGGCCGCAACGATGCCGGCCACATGGGTGCCGTGGCCGTAGTTGTCGTCACCGGTTTCCCCATTGGTGAAGTTGGCACGGGCGACGACCTTCGGATTGATGTCGGGGTTGTCGTTGGCGACGCCTGAATCGAGCACGGCGACTTTGATGCCGGCGCCGGTGGTGACGGTCCACGCTTCGACCGCGTCGACGTCAGCGTCCGGTGTGCCGGCGGCCACGAACAGGTCGCCTTTGGTATTGGTGAACGACTGACCGGTGTTTTGCAGGGCGTACTGGCGGCCGAAGTATTGATCATTCGTGGCCGCGGTAACGGTCTCGTCAGGCTCGGCGTACTCAACGGCCGGGTTGTGGCTGAGCGCTTCGATGAGTTGAAGCTCCTTGCCTGCCGGAACCTTGATCAGGTGGGCGCCGGTGCTGCCGATGCCGGG
Above is a window of Arthrobacter pascens DNA encoding:
- a CDS encoding S8 family serine peptidase: MTPMKKLIIAGFTAAIMALGAVTVAVPGNAAPQSPAESSHTTGQILVKFRDDGAAAGTLRRHGLSDGPGIGSTGAHLIKVPAGKELQLIEALSHNPAVEYAEPDETVTAATNDQYFGRQYALQNTGQSFTNTKGDLFVAAGTPDADVDAVEAWTVTTGAGIKVAVLDSGVANDNPDINPKVVARANFTNGETGDDNYGHGTHVAGIVAATANNTQGVAGTCPGCTILDGKVLNDSGIGSSSDLADGINWAVANGAKVINMSLGVRASRTLETAVNNAWNKGAVLVAAAGNGGNQTKIYPGAYANVIAVGATDNKDAKASFSTYGASWVDIAAPGVNVYSTFPNHAFVLGTQNNRSFGYDVGNGTSMSSAIVAATAALAWSSHAGATNTSVRANVESTAEKITGQEAYWANGRVNADRAVR
- a CDS encoding C2 family cysteine protease; this encodes MPGFYGADIEQLRALARTMSQHSGKMVSLSMELGQLLSRAPWDGHDATRFRAAWDSEHRPVLKRIAAELQSQAQQLNRNADEQDKASSGASGSDSSGKPDSNPPGDPGPLDPDRPDVDVPGDVREDPDAGDPSDIRQGQIGDCWLLAGIGSVAQTLEREGKLDEFLAEHMRPVGDPPTHWVVTLYEDGKPVEVTVEAKSTEGGVRGADGQPNWLSIYERAAAEHRGGSYDDIDGGHSSDAMELMTGKSADKDGELDLDEIEDKLGDGQAVSVGSQDTKDDDFDWFWDSDEVSRDDVVPNHAYMVVDVKTNDDGEKVVILANPWGPAGGHMAGDDHLKSGTLELTEDEYKENFDSVYSVDTK